aataaaatacccTGCTATTCATAGGAAAGTGCAAGGAATGTAAGATTTGGCTTTGTATACAATGGCCATCAGTCAGACACCCATCTTCCAGAAACTGGAGTTTAGGTGGGGGTATTGCACCAAGCAGAATCACTTAGTTAGCCAAGTAACTTCTAATATAGCATGCAGCAGCTTCTCTGAACATTTGTTAATGGTGGTGGCTCCCTGACCAATGCATTGCCTGGACGCAGGCCTTCACAGCAttcagaatgaaagaaaaaggtgagGCGGGCCAAAGGGGGTTTCAATTACAGTAGAGAAGcaatggtaaaataaaaataaaatataattccTTTGTTTCAGTAgttaacaacacaaaaaatggcaaaaaagtgATTTATCTGCTTGAATCACTGTGCAAATATGAATGTAGTTTAACTACCAGCAAGCTATTGCAAAATGTAGTTGAACTACTTGTTTAATTAcatatttctctttcatttcatttataagGATCCCCATTAACTTGATGGAAACAGCTATTCCTCCTGAAGtccatataaacacacacacacacacacacacacacacacacacacacacacacacacacacacacacacacacacacacatacacaactaTAGTAATAGCACTATATAATTAAGATTTATTCATATGCAGAATTTATAGtgatttctattattttcttcctctgtgcttTCAACCGTGCCTCACAAGTAAATATATACCAAGTATTTCTCAGACATGAAGAATAATTGAATCATATCAACTGATAACTTATTTCACAGATTATTACTGATCATTTCATGTTCGACTTCAATGAGTACTTTCAGACAACACTGAATAAACTAACATGgactgattattttaaaaaaatatttatttagaaaaataaacatttaatatagTTTTACAGAACACATTAGTGCAACATGTCAACAAATCATCCAGTAAAACATCAACTGAGAAAGAACTGTCAGCATAAGTTTTCAACGTATAGTTAAATATacaaacagactgaaagaaTGTTTACACAATATAATCAGCAAAAGTGACCTCGGTTAGATCATTGTgtctgatttcttcttcttctgtgccCCGTTGTTCTACTCCACGTGTCTCATCATTTTTACCCTCTGATGCCTCACTTGCTACTCTCCCTTCCTTCATTCTTTCAAGCTCAAGCCTCAGTTGTTCTTTCTCATTTAGTATCACTTCATCTTCGATGGCTTTCTGAtgctcctccctccctttccgGTCTTTCTCAGCCTTCTCCATTTTCTCCTGCTTCTTCATCTTCCAGAAGAAGCCCAGGTTTTTCTCAGGGTAAGTGACTTTGGCCAGCGGGAGTTTGAAGATCTTATTGGTCCCCGTGGTTAagaggaggaaggtgagggcagagagacagaaaggccAGGTGCAGGCTGGCAGACCAAACTGTAGATGAAAAATACATCATGTACATCATCTTGAGtttatatatattgatatataaatGCAGGGATAGAGAATGTGTACTCACCCTGGACATGATATTGGCAATGGCAGAGCCAAGGTATGCACAGAAAAAAGCTGCAGAGGAGCAGACGTGCGATACCATGAGAGGACAGTTGTGGGCATGTTGTCGTAAGAAGTATCATAGGTTACAAATATCTGGTGGCTCTCTGCCAGTGTTGAACATGGTTACATGTCATATGGTCATCCTGTCTGGATTAGATGCATTTTCAGATAGTGTTTTTATCTTCCAGGTGTCTACTCACCACATGTAATCGCAAGCAGGTGCACCTGCCAGGTGAGAGCGTAAAACATTCCTCCAATGGCGATGCAGGCTAACACACAGTTATATCCCCAGAGGCCAAAGTAGATGTCTCCAAAAGGAGCTGCCAGAGCCAgacctgcaaaacaaaaacacacaaatgctaTCAGATAAGTGCCAATCTCACTTTAAGTTTGGATTatcttaataaataataacccTCCTGGTTATTTTGCACCTTCATTTTGGGGTCATCTTGGAGTTGGAACATATTGAGGCTTGAATTCATTCTATAAGCATGTAAGGAAGCAAAAATAAGATGCGCTGTTTATTGAGGTGAGACAGAATCACTTTCATAGTTGTTCATTATTCCAAACCCTTCCTATATTGGATGCATGCCCAGATATTGTCTGGTCCTCTCACCTGTAACCATGCCCACTGCAGATCCCAACACAGCGTGAGCACAGGTGATGGGTGAAGAGATGAAGAGCGAGATGATAAAGATTCCTCCTGTCCAAGGGTTGTCACAGCCGTAGACTTGGCCTATTCCCACAGGCACTGACATGAACAGCTGAATAGGTACAGACAGAGAAGTTGAACATTATTGTAGATGCCTGACTCTCTTGTTAGCTTTGATGCACCTGTACAAAACAATTTACACTTTTGTCCATAGGTAGCAACCTAGCTAACCTAAGCAAGGATCTATCAGCCAGAGTAAATCAAAACACCAACTAATATAGGATTGtaattatacattatacattatacattactCCTACAGAAAACTTTACAGAGTACATAGACCAACCCTGGCCTGTCGCTGACCTTGGGTACATTGATTTCAGCCCAGGTGATGTTTGGCAGCCCAGAGCGAGGCTGAATGAGGACTTGGGGGAAGTGGTAGTTGTAGTGGCCGGTGGCGACCATGTGGAGACACACCAGGATGTTGAAGGGCAGGGTGAACACTGGCAGATCCCAGCGACTGTTAATAGATGCCAGGGCACTGGACACAATCGGGCTGAAACACAGTgatacatcatcatcatcgttagatttaatcaatatttaacTCACACAATTAAttatgtacattaaaaaaaaattgtgctcACATCCCAGTCCCATTCACAGCTGATTCTGCACATTTACTACTATTATATAACTATACCAGCCAGTGCCAGAGATGCCAGCGTGGGGCATCACTGTGCTACTGTCAAACCTCTTGCAAACCTGCATCCAGAAGTTTCTTTCAGCTGCTGAGACCTGTTAGCCCTCAAAATCATGATATTTGTATGGTCATATGGTCAATA
Above is a genomic segment from Xiphias gladius isolate SHS-SW01 ecotype Sanya breed wild chromosome 19, ASM1685928v1, whole genome shotgun sequence containing:
- the slc14a2 gene encoding urea transporter 2; this encodes MPRSHCTKDIQKNINCCTSAALPTSSPATSFTELQPLMAHPDLPPEHDNSQEDTKEKDPVQLAGPTTLQKARARFFKGVSYFSGDMEVFGKWMEKQFLLLQLLDWVLRGAAQVMFVNNPLSGLVIFAGLILQNYWWALCGFVGTLFATISALILQQNRGAIAAGLYGYNGILVGLLMAVFSNAGDWYWWLLLPNIFMSMMCPIVSSALASINSRWDLPVFTLPFNILVCLHMVATGHYNYHFPQVLIQPRSGLPNITWAEINVPKLFMSVPVGIGQVYGCDNPWTGGIFIISLFISSPITCAHAVLGSAVGMVTGLALAAPFGDIYFGLWGYNCVLACIAIGGMFYALTWQVHLLAITCAFFCAYLGSAIANIMSRFGLPACTWPFCLSALTFLLLTTGTNKIFKLPLAKVTYPEKNLGFFWKMKKQEKMEKAEKDRKGREEHQKAIEDEVILNEKEQLRLELERMKEGRVASEASEGKNDETRGVEQRGTEEEEIRHNDLTEVTFADYIV